A region of the Rhodospirillales bacterium genome:
AACGGATCGTCATTTTGCACGCGTTCGTTAAGAAAACCCAGAAAACGCCGCCGCGCGCCATTCGTCTCGCCCTGCAAAGGGCCAAGGAGTTGCCGCCATGACCATCCCCTTTCGCAAGCTCAAGGCCCAATGGATGAAGGACCCGGCCTTCCGAGCGGAATACACGGCGCTCGCGCCCGAATTCGCGCTCGCCCGCGCGCTCATCAAGGCCCGCGCCAAGGCCGGGCTGACCCAGGCCGCCGTCGCCAAGCGCATGGGGACGACGCAATCGGTGGTCGCGCGCATCGAAAGCGGGCGCACCCCACCCAACCTGAAAACGCTCGAAAAATACGCCCGTGCCGTCGGCCGACGGATCGAGCTTAGGTTATTGCCGGCGGCGTGAAGAAGCCGCAGAAATCTGCGCTTCATTCTTTTGTCCTAATCTTGTTACCGCCTGACAGGAAAGCCATTGTTGTGTCTTTACACGAAAAAAAAATCGTTAAGATTTATAAATGGTAATTAGGGCGAAACGTAACCAAAAAAGGCCTTCAGGAAGAGCCTGAAGGTGTTGTCGCCCCGGTGGTTGAAACGGAACTCGATTTCCTTGAGGTACATGGGGAAGTGGTACCTGGAGACGCCGC
Encoded here:
- a CDS encoding helix-turn-helix transcriptional regulator is translated as MTIPFRKLKAQWMKDPAFRAEYTALAPEFALARALIKARAKAGLTQAAVAKRMGTTQSVVARIESGRTPPNLKTLEKYARAVGRRIELRLLPAA